A single Pedobacter sp. PACM 27299 DNA region contains:
- the serS gene encoding serine--tRNA ligase, with protein sequence MLQVNYIRENRDKVLERLSVRKFKQPELVDEIIKIDEERRQAQTSLDSLSAIANSSAKQIGELMRNGKKEEAEVLKSETTANKEQIKNLSEVLTAAEEQLFQLIVQLPNLPHESVDTGNTAEENEEIFIHGEPAVLGENAVPHWELTTKYDIIDFELGTKITGAGFPVYKGKGARLQRALINYFLDKAVDAGYREMQVPLLVNEASGFGTGQLPDKEGQMYHSGIDNLYLIPTAEVPVTNLYRDVILKEEELPIKNTAYTPCFRREAGSYGAHVRGLNRLHQFDKVELVQVVHPDHSYETLDQMSAYVQDLLKDLGLHFRVLRLCGGDMGFAAAMTYDMEVWSAAQQRWLEVSSVSNFETYQSTRLKLRFKGAAGKTQLAHTLNGSALALPRIVACILENNQTDKGVKIPEVLVKYTGFDYID encoded by the coding sequence ATGCTGCAAGTTAACTATATCCGCGAAAATAGAGACAAAGTTTTAGAACGACTGAGTGTTCGTAAATTCAAGCAACCAGAATTGGTTGATGAAATTATTAAAATTGATGAAGAGCGTAGACAAGCTCAAACCTCCTTAGATTCACTTTCCGCAATTGCTAATTCCAGTGCTAAACAAATTGGTGAGCTGATGCGTAATGGAAAAAAAGAGGAAGCGGAAGTATTAAAGTCGGAGACTACAGCAAATAAAGAACAAATCAAAAACCTTTCTGAGGTTTTGACTGCTGCAGAAGAGCAATTGTTTCAATTGATCGTACAATTGCCTAACCTACCACATGAATCTGTGGATACAGGTAATACTGCGGAAGAAAATGAAGAGATATTCATACATGGTGAGCCTGCAGTATTGGGCGAAAATGCAGTACCGCATTGGGAACTGACCACCAAATATGACATTATTGATTTTGAACTGGGTACAAAAATTACCGGTGCAGGATTCCCTGTGTACAAAGGAAAAGGTGCACGCTTACAAAGAGCCCTGATCAATTATTTCCTGGATAAAGCAGTAGATGCTGGTTACAGAGAAATGCAGGTGCCGTTATTGGTGAATGAAGCATCAGGTTTTGGAACGGGACAATTGCCGGATAAAGAGGGGCAGATGTACCATTCAGGTATAGATAACCTTTACCTGATCCCTACTGCTGAAGTACCGGTAACGAATTTATACCGTGATGTCATTTTGAAAGAGGAAGAGCTTCCAATTAAAAATACCGCATATACACCGTGTTTCCGTCGCGAGGCAGGATCTTATGGCGCACATGTAAGAGGTTTAAACCGTTTACACCAATTTGATAAAGTGGAATTGGTACAGGTAGTGCACCCGGATCATTCTTATGAAACATTAGATCAAATGAGTGCTTATGTACAGGATTTGCTAAAAGACCTGGGCCTTCACTTCCGCGTTTTACGTTTATGTGGTGGTGATATGGGCTTTGCTGCTGCCATGACTTACGATATGGAAGTATGGAGTGCTGCACAGCAACGCTGGTTAGAGGTTTCTTCTGTTTCAAACTTTGAAACTTATCAGAGTACCCGTCTGAAATTAAGATTTAAAGGTGCTGCCGGTAAAACACAATTGGCCCATACTTTAAACGGAAGTGCCTTGGCATTACCACGTATTGTGGCTTGTATTCTGGAAAATAACCAAACCGATAAAGGGGTTAAGATTCCTGAGGTATTGGTGAAATACACAGGATTTGACTATATTGATTAG
- a CDS encoding SIMPL domain-containing protein (The SIMPL domain is named for its presence in mouse protein SIMPL (signalling molecule that associates with mouse pelle-like kinase). Bacterial member BP26, from Brucella, was shown to assemble into a channel-like structure, while YggE from E. coli has been associated with resistance to oxidative stress.) translates to MKIKALQAAKAKATYLVEAIGDKLAGVIDIQELNNESYPQPMYRNVMMMKSESADMAGAPAPEIDFKKIKLTYTMNTVFEIR, encoded by the coding sequence TTGAAAATTAAAGCGTTACAGGCTGCAAAAGCAAAAGCGACCTACCTGGTAGAAGCAATTGGTGATAAATTAGCTGGCGTAATCGATATTCAGGAATTAAACAATGAATCTTACCCTCAGCCAATGTACCGCAATGTAATGATGATGAAATCAGAAAGTGCAGATATGGCTGGAGCACCAGCTCCGGAGATTGACTTCAAGAAAATAAAACTGACTTACACAATGAATACCGTGTTTGAGATCAGATAA
- the lnt gene encoding apolipoprotein N-acyltransferase, whose translation MNSKNTTLLALLSAFLMWLAWPPIPFTAPLLLIGMVPLLIAITQISNSSKEKKGKQVFLTAGLTFLIWNTACIYWVYNAVSAYNNPFVAFLISLIPYGLGALLMTFAFWLYYRLSRYTSKWVGYIGLISFWIAMEYLHQTWDLAFPWMTLGNGFAASHQLVQWYEYTGVYGGSLWILFSNILAFEAYQAWKTQKAYLKFRPVMVLAAVILIPIAASLIRYSSYKEKMVPVNVVTVQPNIDPYQKLGGISAQEQIQILTKLSDSVGQVNTEYFIWPETAIPNYSDEDRIRSNPDFIQLQDFISKFKNGTLITGIESIKVYNDKQTISSKLDPNSGMYFDNFNAAMQVENSANVQFYHKSKLVPGVEKMPFPKTLAFLTPVFAQLGGTVGGWGWQDHPGVFYAQSGIGVAPVICYESLWGDWVGESVKEGAQFITIITNDGWWGNTSGKDQHLLYAKLRAIETRRWVVRSANTGISGFIDQKGNIIKQSKWWTRTALKADINLNSDLTFYVQNGDLIAKLFSFIAVVLALIIPYRKWFKKAI comes from the coding sequence ATGAATTCAAAAAACACGACGCTCCTTGCATTGCTCAGCGCTTTTTTAATGTGGCTGGCCTGGCCGCCTATTCCATTCACTGCCCCGCTTTTGTTAATTGGCATGGTACCTTTACTAATCGCCATTACACAAATCAGCAATAGCAGTAAAGAGAAAAAAGGAAAACAAGTTTTCTTAACCGCCGGATTGACCTTTCTAATTTGGAACACGGCCTGTATTTACTGGGTTTACAATGCGGTTAGTGCCTATAACAATCCATTTGTGGCCTTCCTGATTTCACTGATCCCCTACGGCCTGGGTGCATTACTGATGACTTTCGCTTTCTGGCTATACTATCGTTTAAGCAGATATACCAGCAAATGGGTCGGTTATATCGGATTAATCAGCTTCTGGATCGCCATGGAATACCTTCATCAAACCTGGGACCTGGCCTTTCCATGGATGACACTTGGCAACGGTTTTGCCGCTAGCCATCAATTGGTACAATGGTATGAATATACTGGCGTTTATGGCGGTTCTCTATGGATCTTATTTAGTAATATCCTTGCTTTTGAGGCATATCAAGCCTGGAAAACACAAAAAGCTTACTTAAAATTCAGACCGGTTATGGTATTGGCAGCGGTGATTTTGATCCCTATAGCTGCATCATTGATCAGGTATTCAAGCTATAAAGAGAAAATGGTACCGGTTAATGTGGTGACTGTTCAGCCAAATATTGATCCTTATCAAAAACTGGGTGGTATTTCTGCACAGGAGCAAATACAGATCCTGACCAAGCTATCTGATTCTGTAGGACAAGTGAATACTGAATATTTCATCTGGCCGGAAACGGCGATTCCTAATTATAGTGATGAAGACCGGATCAGAAGTAATCCTGATTTCATCCAGCTTCAGGATTTCATTTCCAAGTTTAAAAACGGCACATTGATCACCGGAATTGAAAGTATTAAGGTATATAATGACAAACAAACGATCAGCTCCAAACTGGATCCAAATAGTGGGATGTACTTCGACAATTTCAATGCGGCGATGCAAGTAGAGAACTCGGCAAATGTACAATTCTACCATAAATCGAAACTGGTACCAGGTGTCGAAAAAATGCCTTTCCCAAAAACACTGGCCTTTTTAACTCCTGTTTTTGCACAATTAGGTGGTACTGTTGGTGGCTGGGGATGGCAAGACCATCCGGGTGTATTCTATGCACAAAGCGGTATTGGCGTAGCTCCTGTGATTTGTTACGAATCTTTATGGGGAGACTGGGTTGGGGAATCTGTAAAAGAAGGTGCTCAGTTTATCACTATCATCACCAATGATGGCTGGTGGGGCAACACCTCAGGAAAAGATCAGCACCTGTTATACGCGAAATTAAGGGCAATAGAGACCAGACGCTGGGTAGTCCGTTCTGCAAATACCGGAATCTCTGGATTTATTGATCAGAAAGGAAACATTATAAAACAAAGTAAATGGTGGACACGTACTGCCTTAAAAGCAGACATCAACCTGAACAGCGACCTGACTTTCTATGTACAAAATGGCGATTTGATTGCAAAACTTTTTTCTTTTATCGCTGTCGTTCTCGCTTTGATCATTCCTTATCGGAAATGGTTTAAAAAAGCAATTTAA
- a CDS encoding porin family protein has translation MKNTYLTLFLLLLTGQLFAQQGGSPYYGFRLGLTAHPTLGWVKPEVGKSEGLALGFSYGLLGDFNFAENYSFATGLTITTINGKSTEVNVRPFHDATDGGNMAYDLRYRMQYIEIPLTIKLKTNKIGELRWYGQFGISNDFNIGAKQNAQMPGKKVENDRNISDYSKFYRAGMVVAAGGEYDLDDRTSLAIGLTFNNGLTNIVKDGARRAKNHFIGLNVGVFF, from the coding sequence ATGAAAAATACATACCTTACTTTATTCTTACTTCTTTTAACGGGACAACTTTTCGCACAACAAGGTGGATCACCATATTATGGGTTCAGACTAGGTTTAACGGCACATCCAACTTTGGGATGGGTGAAGCCTGAAGTCGGTAAATCAGAAGGACTGGCTTTAGGTTTTTCTTATGGTTTATTGGGTGATTTTAATTTCGCAGAAAACTATTCATTTGCCACTGGATTGACCATTACCACGATTAATGGTAAAAGTACAGAAGTAAATGTCCGTCCTTTCCATGACGCTACAGATGGTGGTAATATGGCTTATGATTTAAGGTACAGAATGCAGTATATCGAAATCCCATTGACGATCAAACTGAAAACCAATAAAATTGGCGAGTTAAGGTGGTATGGACAATTCGGTATTTCCAATGACTTTAATATTGGAGCTAAGCAGAATGCCCAAATGCCAGGTAAGAAAGTAGAGAATGATAGAAACATTTCTGACTATAGTAAATTTTACCGTGCTGGGATGGTGGTTGCCGCAGGTGGAGAATATGATCTGGATGATCGCACCAGTCTGGCCATCGGCCTAACCTTCAATAATGGCTTAACTAACATTGTAAAAGATGGCGCTCGCAGAGCGAAAAACCATTTTATTGGCCTCAACGTAGGCGTTTTCTTTTAA
- a CDS encoding 2-phosphosulfolactate phosphatase, with translation MQKSIEVCLTPALLDLYSIEDRVVVVIDVLRATSSMVYGIDNGASAIIPVAQVDDCLNYVDKGFLLAAERNGEVVEGYDFGNSPFSYSREKVNGKTIVLTTTNGTKALHLAQKRAHQVVIGSFLNLEALCNWLRIQDKGVLLLCAGWKDKFNLEDTLFAGAVVKELRKDFTHFDDSCVAAEDLYDLAKDDLRNYLHKSSHSHRLAELNIEEDVKFCLQLNICTAIPVLVGDALVALEA, from the coding sequence ATGCAGAAAAGTATAGAAGTTTGTTTAACACCAGCATTATTAGATCTTTATTCAATAGAAGACCGTGTAGTGGTGGTCATAGATGTGCTGAGGGCTACCTCTTCAATGGTGTATGGAATCGACAATGGTGCCAGCGCGATCATTCCTGTTGCACAGGTAGATGATTGTCTGAACTATGTGGATAAGGGTTTTCTATTGGCTGCAGAGCGAAATGGAGAAGTGGTTGAAGGCTATGACTTCGGCAATTCTCCATTTTCTTATTCCCGGGAAAAAGTAAATGGGAAAACAATTGTACTGACAACTACAAATGGTACGAAAGCATTACACCTGGCTCAAAAAAGAGCACATCAGGTGGTGATTGGTTCGTTTTTAAACCTGGAAGCACTTTGTAACTGGCTTCGTATACAGGATAAAGGCGTACTGTTGCTTTGTGCAGGTTGGAAGGATAAATTTAATCTGGAAGATACGCTGTTTGCCGGTGCTGTGGTTAAGGAATTGCGTAAAGATTTCACACATTTTGATGATTCCTGCGTTGCCGCAGAAGATCTTTATGACCTGGCAAAAGACGATTTAAGAAACTATCTCCATAAATCATCACATAGCCATAGATTGGCTGAACTGAATATTGAAGAAGATGTGAAATTCTGTCTGCAGCTTAATATCTGTACCGCTATTCCAGTTTTAGTTGGTGATGCGCTGGTTGCACTGGAAGCGTAA
- the gldB gene encoding gliding motility lipoprotein GldB — protein MTYNVKPSQIYLFFLSMLAFFSCKQTSKPDVNDIKLDLKIERFDRDLYQGKSADLQKTDELLQKKYGAFYQDYVHRMVGDASYTSTEILTTLYKDQAYTDLNKEADSVFKNMDHIEKDLTQTFKYIKHYYPNTKIPRIISFVSGFAVQTPIGDDYIGIGLDMFLGKNSKFYGAIVQSVPAYLSRRFSPEYVVPRITETYAREDLFPAKDEDRTLLSKMIQNGKILYFMDQVLADAVPDSVKIGYTKAQIDWCKTYEVDIWAYLLQNNLLFETDYQKIQVFLGEGPFTPGLGDKQESAPKLGVWMGWQMVRKYMEENKEVTLQQLMAEKDPQKILNLSKYKPK, from the coding sequence ATGACATATAACGTAAAACCCAGCCAAATCTATCTATTTTTTCTCTCTATGCTTGCTTTTTTTTCATGTAAGCAGACCAGTAAGCCAGATGTGAATGACATAAAACTGGATCTGAAAATAGAACGTTTCGATAGAGACCTCTATCAGGGTAAGTCTGCAGACCTGCAAAAAACGGATGAGTTGCTGCAGAAAAAATACGGTGCTTTTTACCAGGATTACGTCCACCGCATGGTGGGTGATGCCAGTTATACCAGTACAGAAATTTTAACTACCCTGTATAAAGATCAGGCCTATACCGACCTCAACAAAGAAGCCGATAGTGTTTTCAAAAATATGGACCACATTGAAAAAGACCTGACACAGACTTTTAAATATATAAAGCATTACTATCCGAACACAAAAATTCCAAGAATAATTTCTTTTGTTTCCGGATTTGCAGTGCAAACACCTATCGGGGACGATTATATCGGGATCGGATTGGATATGTTTCTTGGAAAAAACAGCAAGTTTTATGGAGCAATCGTTCAAAGCGTTCCCGCGTATCTCTCCCGACGTTTCAGTCCGGAGTATGTGGTGCCGAGAATAACGGAAACCTATGCCCGAGAAGATTTATTCCCAGCAAAAGACGAAGACCGTACCCTATTGTCCAAAATGATTCAAAACGGGAAAATCTTATATTTTATGGATCAGGTTTTGGCGGATGCGGTACCCGATTCCGTTAAAATCGGCTACACAAAAGCACAAATAGATTGGTGTAAAACTTATGAAGTAGACATTTGGGCCTATTTATTGCAAAACAATTTGTTATTCGAGACCGACTATCAAAAGATTCAGGTCTTTTTAGGGGAAGGCCCTTTCACGCCAGGATTAGGCGACAAACAAGAATCTGCCCCAAAATTAGGGGTATGGATGGGTTGGCAAATGGTTAGAAAATATATGGAGGAAAATAAGGAGGTCACGCTTCAACAGCTGATGGCAGAAAAAGATCCTCAAAAAATATTGAACTTATCAAAATATAAGCCTAAATAG
- a CDS encoding patatin-like phospholipase family protein, whose translation MVKVGIVLSGGGIRGIAHLGVLKALKNAGIVFSHISGTSAGSIAGAFFASGIDPEAGLDIFIKAKLFRFIRPALGSLGLINIEHVEELLKEHLSVDRMENLKIPLTIAATNFSEGKLVYFTNGPLIRVVLASSCIPGIFRPIMIENQMYVDGGILNNFPVEPLMSNCDYIIGSSCNHLTKVDKITNISTLMKRAGVMSINKDTEQKAAFCNAMVEPTGMGDISTFDMKKAETIYWLAYEQTLKTIQTNESLQELILNFKQGFPE comes from the coding sequence ATGGTAAAGGTAGGAATAGTATTATCAGGTGGAGGGATTAGAGGCATCGCCCATCTGGGTGTTTTAAAAGCTTTAAAAAATGCAGGAATTGTGTTCAGTCACATCAGTGGAACCAGTGCAGGTTCTATTGCAGGTGCATTTTTTGCTTCCGGAATTGATCCAGAGGCCGGCTTAGATATCTTCATTAAAGCAAAACTATTCCGTTTCATCCGACCAGCCTTGGGTTCACTCGGGCTCATCAATATTGAGCATGTGGAAGAATTGTTAAAAGAACACCTTTCTGTAGACCGGATGGAAAACCTAAAAATTCCACTCACCATTGCCGCAACGAATTTCAGTGAAGGAAAACTGGTGTATTTCACCAATGGACCGCTCATCAGGGTAGTACTTGCTTCCAGCTGTATTCCGGGTATTTTCAGACCCATCATGATAGAAAACCAGATGTATGTAGATGGAGGGATTTTAAACAACTTCCCTGTAGAGCCCTTAATGAGCAACTGCGATTATATCATCGGTTCTTCCTGTAATCACCTGACTAAAGTTGATAAGATTACCAACATCTCTACCCTCATGAAAAGAGCAGGTGTGATGTCTATAAATAAAGATACAGAGCAGAAAGCTGCATTTTGTAATGCAATGGTAGAGCCAACAGGTATGGGAGATATCAGTACTTTCGATATGAAGAAAGCAGAAACCATTTATTGGCTAGCTTACGAACAGACTTTAAAAACCATACAAACCAATGAAAGTCTGCAGGAACTGATTCTAAACTTTAAGCAGGGATTTCCTGAATAA
- the rsmI gene encoding 16S rRNA (cytidine(1402)-2'-O)-methyltransferase, with product MEGKLFLVPTPIGNLEDMTFRAIRILKEADVILAEDTRTSAPMLKHFGIDKKAYSHHQHNEHQATSEIIKFLKEGKNVALISDAGTPAISDPGFFLVREAIKNDLAVECLPGATAFVPALVNSGLPSDTFIFEGFLPVKKGRQTRFKKLAEEDRTIILYESPHRLLKTLEEFAEYCGEDRQASVSRELTKMYEETVRGTLSEIKEHFENNILKGEFVICIAGKAEVKKSKYDKNDDSEE from the coding sequence ATGGAAGGCAAATTATTTCTTGTTCCCACGCCGATTGGCAACCTTGAAGATATGACCTTCAGGGCGATAAGGATACTAAAAGAGGCAGATGTAATTCTGGCCGAAGATACACGTACGAGTGCGCCAATGCTGAAACATTTTGGGATCGACAAAAAGGCGTATTCCCACCACCAGCACAATGAACATCAAGCCACTTCTGAAATCATCAAATTTCTGAAAGAAGGGAAAAATGTGGCATTGATCTCTGATGCAGGGACTCCAGCCATCTCTGACCCGGGTTTTTTCCTGGTGAGAGAGGCCATAAAAAATGACCTTGCTGTAGAATGTTTGCCAGGCGCCACTGCTTTTGTACCCGCATTGGTAAACTCCGGACTTCCTTCTGACACCTTTATTTTTGAAGGCTTTTTGCCAGTAAAAAAAGGCCGACAAACACGTTTCAAGAAATTGGCAGAAGAAGATCGTACGATTATTTTATATGAGAGTCCACATAGATTACTTAAAACACTGGAAGAATTTGCAGAATACTGTGGTGAAGACCGTCAGGCTTCCGTAAGCAGAGAGCTGACAAAAATGTATGAAGAAACAGTCAGAGGTACTTTATCGGAGATCAAAGAACATTTTGAGAACAATATCCTAAAAGGCGAATTTGTGATCTGTATCGCAGGAAAAGCAGAAGTGAAGAAGTCAAAATATGATAAAAACGACGATTCGGAAGAGTAA
- a CDS encoding NAD+ synthase — translation MNIALAQLNYHIGNFEHNTKKIIDNIEQAKAKGADLVVFAELAVCGYPARDFLEFDEFIQLCETAALEIASKCHGIACIIGLPVKNDILAGKDLYNAAYFIEDGHIKNIVKKALLPTYDVFDEYRYFEPANHFECIRFKGQKIALTICEDLWNINNNPLYASSPMDELIRQKPDLMINIAASPFSYCHDDERVVVLSDNAKKYKLPLLYVNQVGAQTEIIFDGGSMVFDKKGQLVDEMPYFKEELRFYELENGHFKGHSPIEHVAAPDIEQIHDALVLGIKDYFEKSGFSKAVLGLSGGIDSAIVCALACRALGPENVMAVLMPSKYSSDHSIDDALALVKNIGCKHEIIPIAAAADAFDQMMAPAFQGLPFNLTEENIQARCRGIIVMAMSNKFGYILLNTSNKSECAVGYGTLYGDMCGAIGVIGDVYKIQVYELAHYINKDGMVIPENSIVKPPSAELRPGQKDSDSLPDYDVLDKILFQYIELKQSSAAIIAQGYDEALVRRILKMVNNAEFKRYQTPPILRVSPKAFGMGRRMPIVGKYLS, via the coding sequence ATGAACATCGCACTGGCACAACTCAATTACCATATTGGAAATTTTGAACACAACACGAAAAAGATCATCGACAATATCGAGCAGGCAAAAGCAAAAGGTGCTGATCTGGTTGTTTTTGCAGAACTGGCCGTTTGCGGCTATCCCGCAAGAGATTTTTTGGAGTTCGATGAGTTTATTCAATTGTGTGAAACTGCAGCTTTAGAAATTGCCAGTAAATGCCATGGCATCGCCTGTATCATCGGCCTGCCCGTAAAAAATGATATTCTAGCTGGTAAAGACCTTTACAATGCGGCTTATTTTATTGAAGATGGCCATATTAAGAATATTGTGAAAAAGGCGTTATTGCCTACTTATGATGTTTTTGATGAATACCGATACTTTGAACCCGCCAACCATTTCGAATGTATTCGTTTTAAAGGGCAAAAGATTGCGCTGACCATTTGTGAAGACTTATGGAACATCAACAACAACCCTTTATATGCTTCTTCGCCAATGGATGAGCTGATTCGTCAGAAACCAGACCTGATGATCAACATTGCCGCTTCTCCATTTTCTTATTGTCATGATGATGAAAGGGTAGTGGTACTGTCTGATAATGCCAAGAAATATAAGCTGCCATTGCTGTATGTGAACCAGGTAGGGGCGCAGACAGAGATTATTTTCGATGGGGGTTCTATGGTGTTTGATAAAAAAGGACAGCTTGTAGATGAAATGCCTTACTTCAAAGAGGAACTTAGGTTCTATGAATTGGAAAATGGTCATTTCAAAGGTCATTCCCCAATTGAGCATGTCGCTGCACCAGATATTGAGCAGATCCATGATGCCCTGGTATTAGGTATTAAAGATTATTTTGAAAAATCAGGTTTTAGTAAAGCGGTATTAGGGCTTTCTGGTGGAATTGACTCTGCTATCGTTTGCGCTTTAGCTTGCAGGGCATTAGGGCCGGAAAATGTGATGGCAGTACTGATGCCCTCGAAATACTCTTCCGATCATTCTATTGATGATGCTTTGGCTTTAGTGAAGAATATTGGCTGTAAACATGAGATCATACCGATTGCTGCAGCAGCGGATGCTTTTGATCAAATGATGGCACCTGCTTTTCAAGGATTGCCTTTCAACCTGACTGAGGAGAATATTCAGGCCAGATGCAGGGGGATTATTGTGATGGCGATGTCAAATAAATTCGGCTATATTTTGTTAAATACTTCCAATAAAAGTGAATGTGCTGTAGGTTATGGCACTTTATACGGAGATATGTGCGGTGCAATTGGGGTAATTGGAGATGTTTATAAAATCCAGGTGTATGAACTGGCACACTATATCAATAAAGATGGCATGGTGATTCCAGAAAATTCGATTGTTAAACCACCGTCTGCAGAACTGAGACCTGGACAAAAAGATTCGGATTCCCTGCCAGATTATGATGTTCTTGATAAAATTCTATTCCAATATATTGAGTTGAAACAAAGCTCTGCTGCGATTATCGCACAAGGTTATGATGAAGCTCTAGTCAGAAGGATTCTGAAGATGGTGAATAATGCGGAATTTAAGCGTTACCAAACACCTCCTATTTTAAGGGTGTCGCCTAAGGCATTTGGAATGGGCAGAAGAATGCCGATTGTAGGAAAGTACCTTTCTTAA
- a CDS encoding PH domain-containing protein, with translation MILIDRFLSDEQDPKAVEKVLGKLNDMLSANEELIYMAVQKRPAVNILPTCIVVSNKRIFYCEPGNFGITMNFKDISWKTIKEVSFKEEIFGSKFICVPTYGENIITEYIPKVQARKLYQAAHEQLEEFKEQQRQVELEERRSSTSPVTVNTAPTPAIEEEPIAFIPHTPAPSPYVAPTPYVAPAPVEEPEDETTLKLRKLKTLYDKQLITLEEYEAKKASILDSF, from the coding sequence ATGATTTTAATTGATAGATTTTTAAGTGATGAACAAGATCCTAAAGCTGTTGAAAAGGTTTTAGGAAAATTAAATGATATGCTCAGTGCAAATGAAGAACTGATTTATATGGCGGTACAAAAAAGACCGGCAGTGAACATCCTTCCTACCTGCATTGTAGTGAGTAATAAACGTATTTTCTATTGTGAACCTGGTAATTTTGGGATCACCATGAATTTTAAAGACATCTCCTGGAAAACCATTAAAGAAGTTTCTTTCAAAGAGGAGATCTTTGGTTCTAAATTCATCTGTGTACCTACTTATGGCGAAAACATCATTACAGAGTACATTCCTAAAGTTCAGGCCCGTAAATTATATCAGGCTGCACATGAGCAATTGGAAGAATTTAAAGAACAGCAAAGACAGGTAGAACTGGAGGAAAGACGCTCTTCTACTTCTCCGGTAACTGTAAACACAGCGCCAACACCCGCCATAGAGGAAGAGCCAATCGCTTTTATACCACATACCCCGGCACCATCCCCCTATGTAGCACCGACTCCTTATGTAGCGCCTGCTCCAGTTGAAGAACCTGAAGATGAAACTACGCTAAAACTAAGGAAATTGAAAACATTGTATGATAAACAATTGATTACTCTGGAAGAATATGAAGCGAAAAAAGCAAGCATCCTGGACAGCTTTTAA